One Baekduia alba genomic window, TGCCGGCGCTCGCCGCGTTCGCCAGCTCCAACGGGATCAGCTGCTACTGGGCCAAGAACGGCAAGTTCCCGTTCCTGTCGGTCGACGGTCAGACGACGGTCATCCGGCACTCCCTGCGCAAGGGCCTGGCGCTCTTCAACGAGGTCAAGGACCCCGAGCCCGGGACCGTCCAGCTCGTCAACGGCATCGACACGTCGGCCGGCAAGCCGCCGACCTGCGACACGTCGCTGCCCGACGACGCCGCGCTCGGCTCCGACCTCTCGCCGGACCAGCTCCGAGCGATCTTCAACTAGCCAACACACCCCAACCAAGGAGACGCTGACATGAGCGACCTGGAGACGCGCGTGGCCAAGCTCGAGGCGGCTGAGGAGATCAAGCGCCTCAAGTACCGCCACATCCAGCTGACCGACGCCGGCTACCCCACCGACGACCTCACCGCGCTGTGGGCCGAGGACGGGACGTGGGAGGGCATCTTCACCGACGTCGACGAGCGCTGGGAGGGCGCGCCTGGCACCGGCGCCTTCCACGGCCACGAAGGCATCCAGCGCTTCTGGGAGCTCAACGGAGAGCTCTACCAGTGGGTGCTGCACATCATGGTGTCGCCCGACATCACGGTCAACGACGACCTCGAGACCGCGTCGGGCAAGTGGCACTGGCTGATGCCGTGCATCCGCAAGATCGACGGAGCGCCGACGTCCGCGTGGCTCGGCGGCTTCCAGACGGACACGTATCGGAAGGTCGACGGGGTCTGGAAGTTCCAGACCGTCCGCGTCGACCTGAAGGTGATGGCCTCGCACGAGGGCGGCTGGTACCCCGACCGCTATATCAACGAGGCCCCGGTGTCGTGACCCGGTCCGGCTCCTCCTCCGTGTCGACGACTCCCGCTGCGGCGGGGGTCGTCGACCGCCGGGCCGCCGGCACGCGCCTGCTGCTCACCGAGGTCAGCCGGGCGTTCCCCGGCGTCCAGGCGCTCGACCGCGTGAGCCTCGACGTCGCGGCGGGCGAGATCCACGGCCTGGTCGGGGAGAACGGCGCCGGCAAGTCGACGCTGATGGCGATCGCCTCCGGCGCCCTGGCCGCCGACCACGGCCACGTGCGGGTCGACGGCGTCGCCCTCGAGCAGTCCGGCGACCCGTCGCAGGCCCGCCGGCTGGGCGTCGCGATCGTCCGCCAGCACCCGCAGCTGATGCCCGACCTGACCGTGGCCGAGAACCTGGTGGCTGGGCTCGACGAGGTCCACCGGCCGCGCTCCCTGCGTGAGCTCGAGGCATGGGCCGGCGACCGCCTCCGCGACTGGCGCGAGGACTGCGGGCTCGCGCCCGGCGACCGCGTCGACACGCTCGCGCCCGACCAGCGCTTCGTCGTCGAGATCGCGCGGGCGCTCGCGCAGCGCCCCGCGGTGCTGATCCTCGACGAGCCGACCGAGCATCTCCTGCCGACCGACGTCGACGTGCTCTTCGCCCGCGTCCGCGCGCTCGCCGCGCAGGGCACGGCCATCGTCTACATCTCGCATCGCCTGCGGGAGGTCCAGCGCCTCGTCGACCGGCTCACGGTCCTGCGCGACGGCACCTCCTGCGGGACCTACGGCGCCGGCGACCTCACCGAGGACGAGATCGTCGAGCTGATCGCGGGCCGTCCGATCGCCGCGGCGTTCCCGGCGCGCCACTCGGCGGTCGGCACCGAGGCGGTCCTCGAGCTCGAGGGCTTCGGCGGCCCGGGGTTCGCGCCGCTCGACGTCACCGTGCGCCGCGGCGAGATCCTGGGTCTGGCGGGCATCGAGGGCAACGGGCAGCGTGAGCTGCTGCGCGCGCTCGCGGGCCTCGCGCC contains:
- a CDS encoding nuclear transport factor 2 family protein — its product is MSDLETRVAKLEAAEEIKRLKYRHIQLTDAGYPTDDLTALWAEDGTWEGIFTDVDERWEGAPGTGAFHGHEGIQRFWELNGELYQWVLHIMVSPDITVNDDLETASGKWHWLMPCIRKIDGAPTSAWLGGFQTDTYRKVDGVWKFQTVRVDLKVMASHEGGWYPDRYINEAPVS